From the genome of Neomonachus schauinslandi chromosome 5, ASM220157v2, whole genome shotgun sequence, one region includes:
- the LOC110580915 gene encoding histone H4, translating to MSGRGKGGKGLGKGGAKRHRKVLRDNIQGITKPAIRRLARRGGVKRISGLIYEETRGVLKVFLENVIRDAVTYTEHAKRKTVTAMDVVYALKRQGRTLYGFGG from the coding sequence ATGTCTGGTCGCGGAAAAGGCGGTaaagggctggggaagggaggcgCCAAGCGCCACCGGAAGGTCCTCCGGGACAACATCCAGGGCATTACAAAGCCCGCCATCCGCCGGCTCGCCCGCCGAGGTGGTGTCAAGCGCATTTCTGGGCTCATCTATGAGGAGACCCGGGGAGTGCTGAAAGTCTTTCTGGAGAACGTGATCCGCGATGCGGTGACTTACACGGAGCACGCCAAGCGCAAGACGGTCACCGCCATGGACGTGGTGTACGCGCTGAAACGCCAGGGCCGCACCTTGTATGGCTTCGGCGGCTGA
- the LOC110580854 gene encoding histone H2A.J → MSGRGKQGGKVRAKAKSRSSRAGLQFPVGRVHRLLRKGNYAERVGAGAPVYLAAVLEYLTAEILELAGNAARDNKKTRIIPRHLQLAIRNDEELNKLLGKVTIAQGGVLPNIQAVLLPKKTESQKAKSK, encoded by the coding sequence ATGTCTGGTCGCGGAAAGCAGGGCGGCAAAGTGCGGGCCAAGGCCAAGTCTCGGTCTTCCCGCGCGGGCCTGCAGTTCCCGGTGGGCCGAGTCCACAGACTGCTGCGCAAAGGTAACTACGCGGAGCGAGTAGGCGCTGGGGCGCCGGTGTACCTGGCTGCGGTGTTGGAGTACCTGACGGCAGAGATCCTGGAGTTGGCTGGCAATGCGGCTCGTGACAACAAGAAGACCAGGATAATCCCTCGCCACCTGCAACTCGCCATCCGCAACGACGAGGAGCTAAACAAGCTGCTGGGGAAAGTCACCATTGCTCAGGGCGGCGTCCTGCCCAACATCCAGGCCGTGCTGTTGCCCAAGAAGACGGAGAGTCAGAAGGCGAAGAGCAAGTGA